One Tripterygium wilfordii isolate XIE 37 chromosome 10, ASM1340144v1, whole genome shotgun sequence DNA segment encodes these proteins:
- the LOC120007707 gene encoding xyloglucan galactosyltransferase MUR3-like: MRRRPTASIPSEMMEKGSAKNQHTRLCFLAALSAFFWILLFYFHFVVLGGSALDESLKLGPRSINTQSTTPAGVEPGHVFTQSIPAPLSKNPPKTSQNVKQRTEEYPFMRALKTGENKSDHCGGRYIYVHDLPPRFNADMLKKCKSLSLWTNMCNFTTNAGLGPPLENVEGVFSNTGWYATSQFAVDVIFSNRMKQYECLTNDSSIAAAIFVPFYAGFDIARYLWGHNISTRDAASLDLVDWLMKRPEWHIMGGRDHFLVAGRITWDFRRLSDEETDWGNKLLFLPAGRNMSMLVVESSPWNGNDFGIPYPTYFHPARDSDVFIWQDRMRKLERKWLFSFAGAPRPDNPKSIRGKIIDQCKSSKVGKLLECDFGESKCHSPSSIMQMFQSSLFCLQPQGDSYTRRSAFDSMLAGCIPVFFHPGSAYTQYTWHLPKNYSIYSVFIPEDDILKRNVSIEERLSQISLEQVKIMREQVINLIPRLIYADPRSKLETLKDAFDVAVQSVIDKVTRLRKNIMEGRTEYDNFVEENSWKYALLDEGQREVGGHEWDPFFSKPKDGSGDSGESSAEAAKNSWKNEQRSHE, encoded by the coding sequence ATGAGACGCCGTCCGACGGCGAGCATCCCTTCAGAGATGATGGAGAAGGGAAGTGCCAAAAATCAGCATACTCGCCTCTGCTTCTTGGCTGCGTTGTCTGCATTTTTCTGGATTTTGTTGTTCTACTTCCATTTTGTTGTTCTAGGAGGTAGTGCCCTTGATGAATCTCTTAAATTAGGTCCCAGGTCCATTAACACCCAATCCACTACTCCTGCTGGAGTGGAGCCTGGTCATGTTTTCACTCAATCCATCCCTGCCCCATTGAGCAAGAACCCTCCCAAGACTTCCCAGAATGTTAAGCAAAGAACCGAGGAATACCCTTTTATGAGAGCCTTGAAAACTGGAGAGAATAAGAGTGATCATTGTGGAGGAAGGTACATTTATGTGCACGATCTGCCTCCGAGGTTCAATGCAGACATGCTCAAGAAGTGCAAGAGTTTGAGTCTTTGGACCAATATGTGTAACTTTACCACCAATGCTGGGTTGGGGCCTCCACTGGAGAATGTTGAAGGGGTGTTTTCCAATACAGGATGGTATGCCACGAGTCAGTTTGCTGTAGATGTGATATTCAGCAATCGAATGAAGCAGTATGAGTGCCTGACAAATGATTCCTCAATTGCTGCGGCTATATTTGTGCCATTTTATGCGGGTTTTGATATAGCTAGGTATCTTTGGGGGCATAATATATCAACCAGAGATGCTGCTTCACTTGATTTGGTTGATTGGCTCATGAAGAGGCCTGAGTGGCATATCATGGGAGGCAGGGATCATTTTCTGGTGGCAGGGCGGATAACATGGGATTTTAGGAGACTTTCAGATGAAGAGACTGACTGGGGTAACAAGCTTTTGTTTCTACCTGCTGGGAGGAATATGTCAATGCTTGTGGTTGAGTCCAGCCCCTGGAATGGCAATGATTTTGGCATTCCATATCCTACTTACTTCCATCCTGCAAGGGATTCTGATGTCTTCATCTGGCAGGACAGGATGCGGAAATTAGAGCGGAAATGGCTGTTCTCTTTTGCTGGTGCCCCACGCCCTGACAACCCCAAATCTATTAGAGGGAAGATCATTGATCAGTGCAAGAGTTCAAAAGTGGGAAAGCTCTTGGAATGTGATTTTGGGGAGAGTAAGTGTCATTCTCCAAGCAGTATAATGCAGATGTTTCAAAGCTCCCTTTTCTGTTTACAGCCACAAGGTGATTCGTACACACGGAGATCTGCTTTTGACTCAATGTTAGCAGGCTGTATACCTGTCTTCTTCCATCCAGGGTCAGCATATACACAGTACACTTGGCATCTTCCAAAGAATTACAGTATATATTCAGTGTTTATTCCAGAGGATGACATCCTTAAAAGAAATGTCAGCATAGAGGAGAGGCTTAGTCAAATTTCTCTAGAGCAGGTGAAGATCATGAGGGAGCAGGTTATTAATCTCATTCCGCGATTGATATATGCAGATCCTCGCTCAAAATTGGAGACTCTTAAAGATGCTTTTGATGTTGCTGTACAGTCAGTCATTGACAAAGTTACAAGGTTGCGTAAGAACATTATGGAAGGCCGCACAGAATATGACAATTTTGTAGAGGAGAACAGTTGGAAGTATGCCTTACTAGATGAAGGACAGCGAGAGGTGGGAGGTCATGAGTGGGATCCTTTCTTCtcaaaaccaaaagatggcagtGGTGATTCTGGTGAGTCATCTGCGGAAGCTGCTAAAAATTCTTGGAAGAATGAGCAGAGAAGTcatgaatga
- the LOC120007708 gene encoding probable serine/threonine-protein kinase PBL21 isoform X1, which yields MESVNEGSMESVNEASPEELDGKELELFTTNLRFDALFTSPPEVPDWERFVKFAINLDNGCRVPEKFKWNDLKMFTNNFSEKNFIDWTQFCKVYRGRTLQGQEVTVKIWVPQDVYTTVGRENVVRLQQEVIFLSRIRDHPYLVKLIGYCCDDDDDDHIGVVYDLNSVDTLHKLIKQDSFTWQTRLNVALKFASVIEFLHSYEPKYFVCNIDAAHVMLDQDSNPVLFDFAMLVGGIFGYTPPDISCKRRPLCGSFGYIDPQYFDTGIYTEWTDVFAFGVVLLMLISKRVWDRDSSIAAWQATMQGKDRGRTVQQWALEKYSQLSKRFWCKNSLVHKSLKRDPGFDASRGVNVTELAIRCVQKKRYGQWPPPPKIAEVVSILRLWAVADAS from the exons ATGGAATCGGTTAATGAAGGATCGATGGAATCGGTTAATGAAGCATCTCCGGAGGAACTCGATGGGAAGGAATTGGAGTTGTTCACCACTAACTTGC GGTTtgatgcacttttcacatcacCTCCAGAGGTACCCGACTGGGAGCGATTCGTGAAGTTCGCCATTAACTTGG ATAATGGATGCAGAGTTCCAGAAAAATTCAAATGGAATGACTTGAAGATGTTCACCAATAACTTCAGCGAGAAGAATTTTATTGACTGGACCCAATTTTGCAAAGTTTACCGTGGAAGAACTCTGCAGGGTCAAGAGGTGACGGTGAAAATTTGGGTTCCTCAAGATGTCTACACTACTGTCGGGCGTGAAAATGTTGTGAGATTGCAG CAAGAAGTTATTTTCTTGAGCCGCATAAGGGATCATCCTTATTTGGTGAAGCTGATTGGGTATTgctgtgatgatgatgatgatgatcatattGGTGTTGTCTATGATCTTAATTCTGTGGACACATTGCACAAGCTCATCAAACAGG ATTCTTTTACTTGGCAAACGAGGTTGAATGTCGCTCTTAAATTTGCATCTGTGATTGAGTTTTTACATTCCTATGAACCCAAGTACTTTGTTTGCAATATAGATGCTGCTCATGTAATGCTTGATCAG gATTCCAATCCTGTTCTATTTGACTTTGCTATGCTGGTGGGAGGGATTTTTGGTTATACCCCCCCTGACATCTCATGTAAGAGAAGGCCTTTATGTGGTTCTTTCGGCTATATTGATCCTCAATATTTTGATACAG GTATCTACACAGAGTGGACAGATGTATTTGCATTTGGTGTGGTACTCCTTATGCTCATAAGCAAGAGGGTCTGGGACAGGGACAGCTCGATCGCCGCTTGGCAAGCCACAATGCAAGGGAAGGATAGAGGTCGTACAGTTCAGCAATGGGCACTAGAGAAGTACAGCCAACTAAGCAAGAGGTTTTGGTGTAAAAATTCGCTCGTGCATAAGAGCCTGAAGAGAGACCCGGGTTTTGATGCTAGTCGTGGAGTGAACGTCACTGAGCTTGCAATACGCTGTGTACAGAAGAAAAGGTATGGGCAGTGGCCGCCGCCTCCTAAAATAGCAGAAGTAGTTAGTATTTTGCGGTTATGGGCAGTGGCCGACGCCTCCTAA